Proteins from a genomic interval of Gopherus evgoodei ecotype Sinaloan lineage chromosome 7, rGopEvg1_v1.p, whole genome shotgun sequence:
- the ADIRF gene encoding adipogenesis regulatory factor isoform X1 → MSMTYIEGVKCLFFRSMWFQKKYRYVLYCSPLEEGFHFLPENPLMMVPEEGQGWRFGGANALGKSAQQVVNQATDACQKGIDQACKTAQEGVEKTTEQASEAVSGLGKKIGLKK, encoded by the exons ATGAGTATGACATACATTGAGGGAGTGAAGTGTCTCTTCTTCAGAAGCATGTGGTTTCAGAAAAAATACAG GTATGTGCTCTATTGCTCTCCCCTGGAAGAGGGATTCCACTTCCTGCCTGAGAATCCCCTCATgatggtccctgaagagggacagggatggCGTTTTGGAGGAG CAAATGCGCTGGGAAAGTCTGCACAGCAGGTAGTGAACCAGGCTACAGATGCATGTCAGAAAG GTATTGATCAGGCTTGCAAGACTGCTCAAGAAGGTGTAGAAAAAACAACTGAACAAGCATCAGAAGCCGTGTCTGGCCTTGGGAAAAAAATTGGACTTAAGAAATGA
- the ADIRF gene encoding adipogenesis regulatory factor isoform X2 yields the protein MAVRRNWRSSQFVPPFIPSLEAQEKQGCTCGPMDAASNALGKSAQQVVNQATDACQKGIDQACKTAQEGVEKTTEQASEAVSGLGKKIGLKK from the exons atggcagtaagaaggaactggagaagcAGTCAGTTCGTTCCACCCTTTATACCTTCGTTGGAAGCACAAGAAAAGCAAGGATGCACGTGTGGACCAATGGATGCTGCTT CAAATGCGCTGGGAAAGTCTGCACAGCAGGTAGTGAACCAGGCTACAGATGCATGTCAGAAAG GTATTGATCAGGCTTGCAAGACTGCTCAAGAAGGTGTAGAAAAAACAACTGAACAAGCATCAGAAGCCGTGTCTGGCCTTGGGAAAAAAATTGGACTTAAGAAATGA